A single genomic interval of Anopheles marshallii chromosome 2, idAnoMarsDA_429_01, whole genome shotgun sequence harbors:
- the LOC128708124 gene encoding protein prenyltransferase alpha subunit repeat-containing protein 1 produces MGQDDEDTAFSEKIINEIDSVFMRDPELVGFEIIPMPLNQNKSPVIHVEHNLGLQSWCIECVYTYSHRLILQYGNECLSSNTLPAGCGLVAWNVSDKGKLSTVASGPGPGSNASNGTNVPIIKYLNCAILINPDVATFWNLRRQLFAKNRLDIAKEFHFSALVLSKKPKSNEAFAYRRWLYLFQSTDAIDWAFEISLCEKCADKSNTNYHAWCHRQWVLVQAPDLLKYEVYKTEKFIRKHIHDYSCYNHRQFVLAKMFETCCYDKEDDGSEDIAETAGDGSLQTAGRSRKYNALCTLIEALTGGGAVPSPTDETTVNNLLRYLLPAITKEHELNQHRVQTFLYCLNLAAHDLRLCDELSTLHSVSQALENHRKFMVKFLVDRLRVGSGWLLNTSGAIYANPGGCQQPLSKVTRLDEDACEFLQALKVHELRRTHGNPRHGQWCKMFLGIVPEQ; encoded by the exons ATGGGACAGGATGATGAGGATACCGCTTTCAGCGAGAAGATTATCAACGAGATCGATAGCGTGTTCATGCGTGATCCGGAATT AGTTGGATTTGAAATCATACCGATGCCActgaatcaaaacaaatcgccGGTGATACATGTGGAGCATAATCTGGGATTACAATCGTGGTGCATCGAGTGTGTGTACACCTATTCGCATCGTTTGATATTGCAATATGGCAACGAGTGCCTATCCTCAAATACACTTCCGGCTGGTTGCGGGTTAGTCGCTTGGAACGTGTCCGACAAGGGCAAACTCAGCACGGTAGCAAGTGGTCCCGGTCCCGGCAGCAATGCTAGCAATGGTACGAATGTTCCCATCATCAAGTACCTAAACTGTGCAATACTGATTAACCCGGATGTGGCCACGTTTTGGAATCTGCGACGGCAGCTGTTTGCGAAAAATCGCTTGGACATTGCCAAGGAGTTCCATTTCTCGGCCCTTGTGCTTAGCAAAAAACCCAAATCAAATGAAGCGTTCGCTTACAGGCGATGGTTGTACCTGTTTCAGA GTACCGACGCCATCGATTGGGCGTTCGAGATAAGcttgtgcgaaaaatgtgcgGACAAGAGCAATACCAACTATCACGCCTGGTGCCACCGGCAGTGGGTGCTCGTGCAGGCACCCGACCTCCTCAAGTACGAGGTCTACAAGACGGAAAAGTTTATCCGCAAGCACATCCACGACTACAGCTGCTACAACCACCGGCAGTTTGTGCTGGCGAAGATGTTCGAAACGTGCTGCTACGACAAGGAGGACGACGGTTCCGAGGATATTGCGGAAACTGCCGGCGATGGCAGTTTGCAGACTGCTGGACGCAGCCGCAAATATAACGCTCTCTGCACGCTGATCGAGGCGCTAACCGGTGGGGGAGCTGTTCCGTCGCCCACGGACGAAACCACGGTGAACAATCTCCTGCGCTACCTGCTACCTGCCATTACCAAAGAGCACGAACTGAACCAACACCGTGTGCAAACCTTCCTGTACTGCTTGAATCTGGCCGCACACGATCTGCGTCTGTGTGACGAGCTGAGCACCCTGCACAGCGTTTCCCAAGCGCTCGAAAACCATCGGAAGTTTATGGTGAAATTTCTTGTCGATCGGCTACGGGTTGGGTCGGGCTGGCTGCTGAACACATCGGGCGCCATCTACGCCAACCCGGGCGGATGCCAACAACCACTGTCGAAAGTAACGCGCCTCGACGAGGATGCGTGCGAGTTTCTGCAGGCGCTGAAAGTGCACGAACTCCGCCGAACGCACGGCAATCCCCGGCACGGTCAATGGTGCAAAATGTTTCTCGGAATTGTGCCGGAGCAGTAA
- the LOC128710503 gene encoding iron-sulfur cluster assembly 1 homolog, mitochondrial, translating into MASKIVATATVRAVKHRKLLPMRAALSLTPAAVNRIKQLLEGKNEVIGLKVGVRQRGCNGLSYTLDYASTKDKLDEEVMQDGVKVLIDKKAQLSLLGTEMDYVETELSSEFVFNNPNIKGTCGCGESFSM; encoded by the exons ATGGCTTCAAAAATCGTGGCGACAGCCACAGTGCGTGCTGTAAAGCATCGGAAGCTGCTTCCAATGAGAGCTGCACTATCTCTG acaccagcagcagtgaaCAGGATAAAGCAATTACTTGAAGGGAAAAATGAAGTt ATTGGCCTAAAGGTTGGTGTACGACAACGAGGGTGCAATGGATTATCCTACACGCTGGATTACGCCTCAACAAAAG aCAAACTGGATGAAGAAGTCATGCAGGATGGGGTGAAAGTGCTTATCGACAAGAAAGCACAATTATCGCTTTTAG GCACGGAGATGGATTACGTAGAAACGGAGCTCTCATCGGAATTTGTATTTAATAATCCCAACATTAAGGGCACGTGTGGGTGTGGTGAATCTTTCAGCATGTAA
- the LOC128719725 gene encoding ras GTPase-activating protein 1, whose amino-acid sequence MGDMMRLSSSGGALGGGFHRDKLGSPSTGSEDGGGIDLADIAQELDQDEFDGPATLNGAFDRPAITAPPESEWYHGRLDRYSAEQRLKSTTKLGSYLVRESDRKPGSYVLSYLGRTGINHFRITAVCGDFYIGGRQFFSLSDLVGYYTSCSDLLKRERLVQPVPPPEPVNDKKRVVAILPYTKMPDTDELTFQKGDIFFVHNDMGDGWLWVTAHRTGEQGMIFRELVEDLDPAIDPNTVFPWFHPTCTKNEAVDMLVKAGPGSFLVRPSDNSPGDYSLFFHINNQIQRFRIEKKGVRYLMGGRTFECLDAVINRYRKEQIVEGHTLMHPVINGSQPEYHPPTNLASAAEKIYATLRECRDQNMLKKTKGIKHHGYLLKKSDKTAKWKQLFFALLVEGSETHLCFYDNPKKTKPKGLIDLSCAYLYQCHESFWERQHCFQIVERALPCLATITYLCANNQECYVEWISALKSHCVSQLSKAQSKVPRLRELRCLNLHILEAHRLPFKLVPHPYCVVSLNQVKVGKTRVKTAPDPVWEEEFVLDDVPPDVVTVTITVLSRGKRGKDSEVAELTVDLCSLKNGQETEEWFPLNGMTPMGEWGSIRLRIRYLDDLVMPCEEYSPLQQLLVESELNAVRALSEICHNDRIPLATSLLKVFRHEKRETELLRILCQAEVARENETSTLFRGASLATTLMDLYMRAECTLFLQSAVSDTVQRILDSKQSAELNPTKMDVNDDACSNAEFLLMILDQVTQSIFTSPDACPRTVRYICNCLQKSVVAKWPSPNERLVRTRVVSGFIFLRLLCPALLNPRQFGLVNETPHQMATRSLIMVAKCLQNLANLVEFGGKEPYMEVVNPFILKNKERMIVFLDQLSSVTDPNPPPGCMQEQNNSTLSSSDAGRELATLHHICVSYLPELQAMSKTNNALKKLVTVTEMLSKHKLKYREMIS is encoded by the exons aTGGGTGACATGATGCGATTAAGTAGCAGCGGTGGAGCGCTCGGTGGTGGTTTCCATCGTGATAAGCTCGGTTCACCGTCCACTGGCTCGGAAGACGGCGGTGGCATTGATCTGGCCGATATCGCCCAGGAACTGGATCAGGACGAGTTCGATGGTCCGGCAACACTGAACG GTGCATTCGACCGTCCGGCCATTACTGCTCCACCGGAGAGTGAATGGTACCATGGGAGGCTCGATCGATACAGTGCCGAGCAGCGGTTGAAATCGACCACCAAACTGGGCAGTTATTTGG TTCGCGAAAGTGACCGCAAACCAGGTTCGTACGTGCTGAGCTACCTCGGTCGCACCGGTATCAACCATTTCCGCATTACCGCAGTGTGTGGTGACTTTTACATCGGTGGTAGACAGTTTTTCTCGCTAAGTGATTTGGTCGGTTATTACACCTCGTGCAGCGATTTGCTCAAACGCGAGCGGCTCGTGCAGCCCGTGCCGCCACCGGAACCGGTCAACGATAAGAAGCGCGTTGTGGCGATCCTGCCGTACACCAAGATGCCCGACACGGATGAGCTGACCTTCCAGAAGGGGGACATTTTCTTCGTGCACAACGATATGGGTGACGGGTGGTTGTGGGTGACGGCACATAGGACCGGCGAACAGGGTATGATCTTCCGCGAGCTGGTGGAGGATCTGGATCCGGCGATCGATCCGAACACCGTGTTTCCATGGTTCCATCCGACGTGCACCAAGAACGAGGCGGTAGACATGCTGGTGAAGGCGGGACCGGGAAGCTTTCTGGTGCGTCCGAGCGATAATTCACCTGGGGACTATTCGCTGTTCTTCCACATCAACAATCAGATCCAGCGGTTCCGCATCGAGAAGAAGGGCGTACGCTATCTGATGGGTGGTCGTACGTTCGAGTGTCTCGATGCGGTGATCAACCGATACCGGAAGGAACAGATCGTGGAGGGACACACGCTGATGCATCCGGTCATCAATGGGAGTCAGCCGGAATACCATCCCCCGACAAATTTGGCCAGCGCGGCAGAGAAAATTTATGCAACGTTGCGCGAGTGCCGCGATCAGAACATGCTGAAAAAGACGAAGGGCATCAAGCATCATGGGTATTTGTTGAAGAAATCGGACAAAACGGCCAAATGGAAGCAGCTGTTCTTCGCCCTGCTTGTGGAGGGTTCCGAAACGCACCTGTGCTTCTACGACAATCCGAAGAAGACAAAACCGAAGGGTTTGATTGATCTTTCGTGTGCGTATTTGTATCAG TGCCATGAATCATTTTGGGAGCGACAACACTGCTTCCAGATAGTGGAGCGGGCGCTTCCGTGTCTCGCCACCATCACCTATCTCTGTGCCAACAATCAGGAATGCTACGTCGAGTGGATATCGGCGCTGAAATCGCACTGTGTGTCGCAGCTAAGCAAAGCGCAATCAAAGGTTCCGCGGCTGCGCGAACTACGCTGTCTTAATCTGCATATTCTGGAAGCGCATCGGCTGCCGTTTAAGCTGGTGCCCCACCCGTACTGTGTCGTCTCGCTAAACCAGGTGAAGGTGGGCAAGACGCGCGTTAAAACGGCCCCCGATCCCGTATGGGAGGAGGAATTCGTCCTGGA CGATGTTCCGCCGGATGTAGTTACGGTTACGATTACCGTGCTCAGCCGTGGCAAACGCGGCAAGGATTCGGAAGTAGCCGAGCTGACGGTCGATCTGTGCAGCCTCAAGAATGGACAGGAAACGGAGGAATGGTTCCCGCTCAACGGTATGACACCCATGGGTGAGTGGGGTTCGATCCGGTTGCGCATACGCTACCTGGACGATCTCGTCATGCCGTGCGAGGAATATAGtccgctgcagcagctgctggtCGAGTCGGAACTGAACGCGGTCCGGGCATTATCCGAGATATGCCACAACGATCGCATCCCGCTTGCCACCTCGCTGCTGAAGGTGTTCCGGCACGAAAAGCGCGAAACGGAGCTGTTGCGAATCCTTTGCCAGGCGGAAGTGGCACGCGAGAATGAAACCTCCACCCTGTTCCGTGGAGCATCGCTAGCCACGACCCTGATGGATTTGTACATGCGTGCCGAGTGTACGCTGTTCCTTCAGTCGGCCGTATCCGATACGGTGCAGCGAATACTGGACAGCAAGCAGTCGGCCGAACTGAATCCAACGAAAATGGATGTCAATGATGACGCGTGCTCGAATGCGGAATTTTTGCTAATGATCCTCGACCAGGTGACACAGTCGATCTTCACCTCGCCGGATGCGTGTCCACGCACGGTGCGATATATCTGCAACTGTTTGCAGAAATCGGTCGTGGCCAAGTGGCCCTCGCCGAACGAGCGCTTGGTACGTACGCGCGTCGTATCCGGATTCATCTTTTTGCGGCTGCTCTGTCCCGCCCTGCTCAATCCTCGTCAATTCGGTCTAGTCAATGAAACGCCACACCAAATGGCGACCAGGTCGCTGATCATGGTCGcgaaatgtttacaaaacttGGCCAATCTCGTCGAATTCGGTGGCAAG GAACCATACATGGAAGTGGTAAATCCGTTTATATTAAAGAATAAGGAACGGATGATTGTATTCCTCGATCAGTTGTCGTCCGTTACGGATCCCAATCCACCGCCCGGGTGCATGcaggaacaaaacaactcCACATTATCCAGCTCCGATGCAG GCCGTGAACTCGCCACACTGCACCACATTTGTGTGTCGTATCTGCCGGAGCTGCAAGCCATgagcaagacgaacaacgCACTGAAGAAGCTCGTCACCGTGACGGAGATGCTCTCGAAACACAAGCTTAAGTATCGCGAAATGATCAGCTAA
- the LOC128709993 gene encoding probable isocitrate dehydrogenase [NAD] subunit alpha, mitochondrial isoform X2, protein MAARLIKKITVAPFGARTFASGSRKVTLIPGDGIGPEISAAVQKIFAVANVPIEWETVDVTPVRNPDGKFGIPQGAIDSVNRNKVGLKGPLMTPVGKGHRSLNLALRKEFNLYANVRPCRSLEGYKTLYDNVDVVTIRENTEGEYSGIEHEIVDGVVQSIKLITEEASNRVAEYAFKYAKDNNRKKVTVVHKANIMRMSDGLFLRCCRDMAQKYPEIKFEERYLDTVCLNMVQDPRKYDVLVMPNLYGDILSDMCAGLVGGLGLTPSGNMGLNGALFESVHGTAPDIAGKDLANPTALLLSAVMMLRHMELNQQADKIQGACFETIKEAKWLTGDLGGKAKCSEYTNAICDRIK, encoded by the exons ATGGCGGCACGATTGATAAAGAAAATT ACGGTCGCTCCGTTCGGTGCGCGTACGTTTGCATCCGGCTCGCGCAAAGTGACACTGATTCCCGGCGATGGAATTGGACCCGAAATTTCCGCCGCCGTGCAGAAGATCTTCGCCGTTGCGAACGTACCGATTGAGTGGGAAACGGTTGACGTTACTCCGGTGCGG AATCCCGATGGCAAGTTTGGCATTCCACAAGGAGCGATCGATTCGGTGAACCGCAACAAGGTTGGACTGAAGGGACCTTTGATGACACCGGTCGGTAAGGGACATCGGTCGCTTAATCTGGCCCTCCGCAAAGAGTTCAACCTGTACGCGAACGTGCGCCCGTGCCGCAGCCTCGAGGGTTACAAGACGCTGTACGACAACGTGGACGTGGTGACGATCCGCGAGAACACCGAGGGCGAGTATTCCGGCATTGAGCACGAGATCGTCGATGGTGTGGTGCAGAGCATTAAGCTCATCACGGAGGAGGCCTCGAACCGTGTGGCGGAGTATGCATTCAAATATGCCAAAGACAACAACCGCAAGAAGGTGACGGTCGTGCACAAGGCGAACATTATGCGTATGTCGGACGGTTTGTTCCTGCGTTGCTGTCGCGATATGGCACAGAAGTATCCGGAGATTAAGTTCGAGGAGCGGTACCTCGACACAGTCTGTCTGAACATGGTGCAGGATCCGAGAAAGTACGATGTGTTG GTAATGCCCAACCTGTACGGTGATATTCTGTCCGATATGTGTGCCGGTCTGGTCGGTGGTCTCGGTCTCACCCCGTCCGGCAACATGGGCCTGAACGGTGCGCTCTTCGAATCGGTTCACGGTACCGCACCGGACATTGCCGGTAAGGATCTGGCCAACCCCACTGCCCTGCTACTGTCGGCGGTCATGATGTTGCGACACATGGAACTGAACCAGCAAGCGGACAAAATCCAGGGCGCCTGCTTCGAGACGATTAAGGAGGCAAAGTGGTTGACCGGCGATCTGGGCGGTAAGGCCAAGTGTTCCGAGTACACCAACGCCATCTGTGACAGAATCAAGTAA
- the LOC128709993 gene encoding probable isocitrate dehydrogenase [NAD] subunit alpha, mitochondrial isoform X1, with product MAARLIKKILDGEFGTLLAKFSAQLKDNWVKIYITSSTSSTANTSRTEPIVQTVAPFGARTFASGSRKVTLIPGDGIGPEISAAVQKIFAVANVPIEWETVDVTPVRNPDGKFGIPQGAIDSVNRNKVGLKGPLMTPVGKGHRSLNLALRKEFNLYANVRPCRSLEGYKTLYDNVDVVTIRENTEGEYSGIEHEIVDGVVQSIKLITEEASNRVAEYAFKYAKDNNRKKVTVVHKANIMRMSDGLFLRCCRDMAQKYPEIKFEERYLDTVCLNMVQDPRKYDVLVMPNLYGDILSDMCAGLVGGLGLTPSGNMGLNGALFESVHGTAPDIAGKDLANPTALLLSAVMMLRHMELNQQADKIQGACFETIKEAKWLTGDLGGKAKCSEYTNAICDRIK from the exons ATGGCGGCACGATTGATAAAGAAAATT TTGGATGGCGAATTTGGAACGCTGCTGGCGAAATTTTCCGCCCAACTGAAGGACAATTGGGTCAAGATTTACATAACCTCCTCCACTTCATCCACGGCAAACACTTCGCGAACCGAACCGATTGTTCAA ACGGTCGCTCCGTTCGGTGCGCGTACGTTTGCATCCGGCTCGCGCAAAGTGACACTGATTCCCGGCGATGGAATTGGACCCGAAATTTCCGCCGCCGTGCAGAAGATCTTCGCCGTTGCGAACGTACCGATTGAGTGGGAAACGGTTGACGTTACTCCGGTGCGG AATCCCGATGGCAAGTTTGGCATTCCACAAGGAGCGATCGATTCGGTGAACCGCAACAAGGTTGGACTGAAGGGACCTTTGATGACACCGGTCGGTAAGGGACATCGGTCGCTTAATCTGGCCCTCCGCAAAGAGTTCAACCTGTACGCGAACGTGCGCCCGTGCCGCAGCCTCGAGGGTTACAAGACGCTGTACGACAACGTGGACGTGGTGACGATCCGCGAGAACACCGAGGGCGAGTATTCCGGCATTGAGCACGAGATCGTCGATGGTGTGGTGCAGAGCATTAAGCTCATCACGGAGGAGGCCTCGAACCGTGTGGCGGAGTATGCATTCAAATATGCCAAAGACAACAACCGCAAGAAGGTGACGGTCGTGCACAAGGCGAACATTATGCGTATGTCGGACGGTTTGTTCCTGCGTTGCTGTCGCGATATGGCACAGAAGTATCCGGAGATTAAGTTCGAGGAGCGGTACCTCGACACAGTCTGTCTGAACATGGTGCAGGATCCGAGAAAGTACGATGTGTTG GTAATGCCCAACCTGTACGGTGATATTCTGTCCGATATGTGTGCCGGTCTGGTCGGTGGTCTCGGTCTCACCCCGTCCGGCAACATGGGCCTGAACGGTGCGCTCTTCGAATCGGTTCACGGTACCGCACCGGACATTGCCGGTAAGGATCTGGCCAACCCCACTGCCCTGCTACTGTCGGCGGTCATGATGTTGCGACACATGGAACTGAACCAGCAAGCGGACAAAATCCAGGGCGCCTGCTTCGAGACGATTAAGGAGGCAAAGTGGTTGACCGGCGATCTGGGCGGTAAGGCCAAGTGTTCCGAGTACACCAACGCCATCTGTGACAGAATCAAGTAA
- the LOC128717763 gene encoding uncharacterized protein LOC128717763, whose amino-acid sequence MDEFRTGYLVALLALVSLGQIVVAQTEEYEYYYEEVNVTSTTLPLSVPPIETTTVTLVVAAQGTAATTTPLALVVENSEEPKNITALPIVDDTTDGILVQNNWSTTAIDSKPLDPVYAHRTDQILTQLNSTRPVRYNFTVYKTTTRPNTQPGIVLNIYTGMYGMHSRGKYQPSGGQNNFRPRTQPTLQGWYGMYGMYNRRPMQSYMPRQNAPPVYRGRGPQNGYNGGYNSFTYHTATKPRRNVQQTHGPALDQQASLAVFNFLLQALGQRSGANGRSKSQVQQGSRRRQ is encoded by the exons ATGGACGAATTCCGGACGGGTTACTTAGTGGCGTTGCTAGCGTTAGTTTCATTGGGACAAATCGTGGTGGCCCAAACTGAAGAATACGAATACTACTACGAAGAAG TAAACGTAACCTCCACAACGTTACCCCTTTCTGTGCCACCAATCGAGACGACTACAGTGACTTTAGTGGTGGCAGCACAAGGAACTGCGGCGACAACTACACCATTAGCCTTGGTGGTAGAAAATTCTGAAGAACCAAAAAACATAACTGCGCTACCCATTGTAGACGATACTACGGATGGCATTCTGGTGCAAAATAATTGGTCCACTACCGCAATAGATAGTAAGCCCCTGGATCCGGTGTACGCACATCGAACCGATCAGATATTAACACAGTTGAATAGTACTCGCCCGGTTAGGTACAATTTCACAGTGTACAAAACTACCACCCGGC CTAATACTCAACCAGGAATAGTGCTCAACATCTACACCGGCATGTATGGAATGCATTCGCGAGGAAAATACCAACCCAGCGGTGGGCAAAATAACTTCCGGCCACGGACCCAACCTACCCTGCAGGGATGGTACGGTATGTACGGGATGTACAATCGTCGACCGATGCAGTCGTACATGCCGAGACAGAACGCACCACCCGTATATAGGGGCCGTGGACCACAGAACGGTTACAACGGTGGGTATAATTCCTTCACATACCACACGGCAACGAAACCAAGGCGAAACGTTCAGCAAACCCATGGCCCCGCACTGGATCAGCAAGCAAGCCTGGCCGTATTCAATTTTCTCCTGCAAGCACTAGGGCAGCGTTCGGGTGCTAACGGTC GATCGAAGTCGCAAGTTCAGCAAGGATCCCGCAGAAGGCAATGA
- the LOC128709218 gene encoding uncharacterized protein LOC128709218, which yields MRMVSVRAIVLAVLLVTVPGDAFFLNMYRDAQNGATGMACRWYNMPPYANAIANQAPSNVGYSSALNGGGSLSYLTGLAAMLNRLYPQSIVGASPARPKVIVRVQETQSPTGNRNTPATITLRPGGNGNRELDYSETDPQYYNDDDGYAYDDYSDPDGYTDTVTYYDMPWSDARGTGNVFQSWYGTDLNAPSISGSTSACNVCATSSLLNLLMG from the exons ATGAGGATGGTTTCTGTGCGCGCTATCGTGCTTGCGGTGTTGCTG GTCACCGTGCCGGGGGATGCATTTTTCTTGAACATGTACCGGGATGCACAGAACGGTGCCACCGGTATGGCGTGCCGTTGGTACAACATGCCACCGTACGCGAATGCCATCGCCAACCAGGCACCGTCCAACGTGGGCTACAGCTCGGCCCTTAATGGCGGCGGCAGTCTCAGCTATCTGACCGGGCTTGCCGCGATGCTGAACCGTCTGTACCCGCAGTCCATCGTCGGTGCATCGCCAGCACGCCCCAAGGTGATCGTGCGCGTCCAGGAAACGCAGAGCCCCACCGGGAATAGGAACACCCCGGCGACAATCACGCTCCGACCGGGCGGTAACGGAAACCGTGAGTTAGATTACAGCGAGACAGATCCGCAGTACTataacgacgacgacggttaTGCGTACGATGATTACAGTGATCCTGACGGATATACGGACACTGTTACGTATTATGACATGCCTTGGTCGGACGCACGCGGGACCGGCAACGTCTTTCAGTCGTGGTACGGGACGGATCTCAATGCGCCGTCGATATCCGGCAGCACTAGCGCGTGCAATGTATGTGCAACTTCATCGTTGCTAAACTTGCTGATGGGATAA
- the LOC128717776 gene encoding uncharacterized protein LOC128717776: MVFRFLVALVLIDVSWGQNEYPSYPDETSANTPAAYPNPDYGANPQPNPAPQYPDYSQVETVATTTAAATTTQPPRTRRTRRPQVFPPTPTQSSQTRRIVRWLVLDDQGYPIRTAVRRRFRTGTLSNWVPPYYRSLLSGPRSTRSNAARGQSQRVAYTWFYA; encoded by the exons ATGGTGTTTCGCTTCTTAGTAGCTCTTGTG CTCATTGACGTGTCCTGGGGGCAGAATGAATATCCCAGCTATCCGGACGAGACGTCCGCCAACACCCCGGCCGCCTATCCCAATCCCGACTACGGTGCGAACCCACAGCCCAACCCGGCACCGCAGTATCCAGACTACAGCCAGGTAGAAACGGTGGCAACTACTACTGCGGCTGCTACCACAACGCAACCACCGAGAACGAGGCGCACGAGAAGACCACAGGTGTTCCCACCCACACCGACCCAGTCATCGCAAACGAGACGGATAGTGCGTTGGTTGGTGCTGGACGATCAAGGATATCCAATTCGTACCGCCGTCCGGCGCCGTTTTCGAACAGGAACACTAAGCAACTGGGTACCGCCGTACTATCGCAGCCTGCTTTCTGGACCACGCTCGACCAGATCGAACGCGGCCCGGGGACAATCGCAACGAGTCGCGTACACCTGGTTTTACGCCTGA